Proteins encoded within one genomic window of Humulus lupulus chromosome 1, drHumLupu1.1, whole genome shotgun sequence:
- the LOC133818347 gene encoding transcription factor RSL2-like, whose amino-acid sequence MEHMGAERQWTSLSGVHTAEEADFMAMLLSNSSSVAYHLSGTLPWSGHESPMNMASSNYGGSHCSLEISNFNFYSTFPQGNIDYYNNNNKNNEQFCSSDHDSHIEPKLVKKNCYLDMEEDDYCTSKPDMSDGNLEEKVSKSISISDKKNSMKRPRSSENVNKVEKRCVKAKKKQKLVSSNLNIKEEEEGNNNINVNGANGQSSSSYCSSGDEVHDSINGSQELSPKENSSTFSTEGKARARRGSATDPQSLYARKRRERINERLRILQNIVPNGTKVDISTMLEEAVQYVKFLQLQIKLLSSDDMWMYAPIAYNGMDIRLDHLRLAI is encoded by the exons ATGGAGCATATGGGAGCTGAGAGACAATGGACCTCACTTAGCGGAGTACATACAGCTGAGGAGGCAGATTTCATGGCTATGTTGCTCAGTAATAGTAGCTCTGTTGCTTATCATCTAAGTGGAACACTACCGTGGTCTGGCCATGAATCACCAATGAACATGGCCAGCAGCAACTATGGAGGTTCCCATTGCTCTTTAGAAATATCTAACTTTAATTTCTACAGTACTTTCCCACAAGGGAATAttgattattataataataataataagaataatgaACAATTTTGCTCGAGTGATCATGATTCTCATATTGAACCGAAGTTGGTCAAGAAAAACTGCTATCTCGATATGGAAGAAGATGATTATTGCACGAGCAAGCCAGACATGAGTGATGGAAACCTTGAAGAGAAGGTTTCAAAATCAATCAGCATCTCAGATAAGAAGAATTCCATGAAAAGGCCTCGAAGTTCAGAAAAT GTTAATAAAGTAGAAAAGAGGTGTGTAAAGGCTAAGAAGAAACAGAAGTTGGTGTCAAGCAACCTTAACattaaggaagaagaagaaggtaataataatataaatgttAACGGTGCAAACGGACAAAGCTCTAGCAGTTATTGCAGCTCTGGAGATGAAGTACATGACTCCATTAATGGCTCTCAAGAGTTGAGTCCAAAAGAGAATAGCTCAACTTTCAGTACCGAAGGCAAAGCAAGAGCTAGAAGAGGGTCAGCTACCGATCCACAAAGCCTTTACGCTCGG AAAAGAAGGGAGAGAATAAATGAGAGACTGAGAATCCTTCAGAATATAGTCCCTAATGGAACAAAG GTAGATATTAGCACAATGCTTGAGGAAGCTGTCCAGTATGTGAAGTTCTTACAACTCCAAATTAAG CTTTTGAGTTCTGATGATATGTGGATGTACGCTCCAATCGCTTACAATGGAATGGATATCAGACTTGATCATCTCAGACTTGCCATATGA